The bacterium genome contains a region encoding:
- a CDS encoding HU family DNA-binding protein, with the protein MNKAELVTAVAAKTGMTKRSAEEVVNALFDTITDAVRDGDKVTVSGFGTFLLVERAARLGRNPKTGQEIHIAARKMPRFIPGKTFREMAK; encoded by the coding sequence GTGAACAAGGCAGAACTGGTCACCGCCGTGGCTGCCAAGACGGGGATGACCAAGCGCAGCGCGGAGGAAGTCGTAAACGCGCTCTTCGACACGATTACCGATGCCGTCCGCGATGGGGACAAGGTGACCGTTTCGGGATTCGGTACCTTCCTGCTGGTGGAACGCGCTGCCCGGCTGGGACGCAATCCCAAGACGGGTCAGGAAATTCACATCGCGGCCCGTAAGATGCCCCGTTTCATTCCCGGAAAGACCTTTCGGGAAATGGCTAAATAG
- a CDS encoding YceI family protein, translating into MFEMLPNDKQNSVRFVSDAPTEKIVGKTNQISATLELDPDNVAATAVGVFEVDLTTLKTGIGLRDRHMRENHLETDEFPVAIFRLIRVISTDKPALIPGEQVQVDAEGELILHGVAKTYRIPVTVRRAAVTESGGSELRISAEWTLKLADHKIARPELLFLKLAEEQQISVDFTMAEKP; encoded by the coding sequence ATGTTCGAAATGCTGCCGAACGACAAGCAGAACTCCGTCCGGTTTGTCTCGGATGCTCCGACGGAGAAGATCGTCGGCAAGACAAATCAGATCTCCGCAACGCTTGAGCTCGATCCGGACAATGTGGCGGCCACGGCCGTGGGAGTCTTCGAGGTTGACCTGACAACTCTCAAGACCGGCATCGGACTTCGCGATCGCCACATGCGCGAGAACCATCTGGAAACCGATGAATTTCCCGTAGCCATCTTTCGGTTGATACGGGTGATCTCCACCGATAAACCGGCTCTGATTCCCGGCGAGCAAGTGCAAGTGGATGCCGAGGGAGAACTGATCCTGCACGGAGTGGCGAAAACCTACCGGATTCCAGTGACCGTCCGGCGCGCGGCGGTGACCGAATCGGGAGGAAGCGAGCTCCGGATCAGCGCTGAGTGGACTCTGAAGCTGGCCGATCACAAGATCGCCCGGCCCGAACTCCTTTTCCTTAAGCTGGCCGAGGAACAGCAGATATCGGTGGATTTCACTATGGCGGAAAAGCCGTAG
- a CDS encoding divalent-cation tolerance protein CutA, with translation MEPGNGELLLITTLDSEESATGFARGLIESRLAACATVLPGGRSFYRWGDDTVRDDPEVVVLIKTHRSKLSEIERYFREYHPYDCPELIGLDLSAISPAYRDWLQRELM, from the coding sequence ATGGAACCCGGCAACGGCGAATTACTACTTATCACCACTCTGGATAGTGAGGAAAGCGCGACCGGCTTCGCCCGCGGGTTGATCGAGTCGCGGCTGGCCGCCTGCGCGACCGTTCTGCCGGGCGGTCGCTCGTTCTACCGCTGGGGCGATGACACGGTCCGCGACGATCCCGAGGTGGTGGTACTCATTAAAACGCACCGCAGCAAACTCTCCGAAATCGAGCGCTACTTCCGCGAGTACCATCCCTACGACTGCCCGGAACTGATCGGCCTTGATCTGTCGGCGATCTCGCCCGCCTATCGCGACTGGCTGCAACGGGAATTAATGTAA
- a CDS encoding T9SS type A sorting domain-containing protein, with amino-acid sequence MTLRHRCGKVFSFVGKTVRFCLAGMALLLAAEARADWSPEIVVWENPPEVLNAGPVNVSMVPDSQGRLHVVYQHAFYLPSGPPPRLRSGLNYVQYDDWGNRVVGPVFLTDSLDLEAWLPRLSLLGSDSVLVAWCWQGNDPGEYPGYKTRTLDVFSGSMGSPRYWTRAWPGYIDGFASAVRGDGTFVLAYPAHWSEICAIVEIPDGERIMDETVIWAREGNSCDYVGGFVDQHDSLQLVWRQRNSGDPVFTKRVDISSPFDTLQRTTFFALTPDAPGDYYAFPRISPIGDSLLAFIAAYPEDMCTDYLHILERQDYEERARYNLGGCSDVAAAVEPDSTLSIVNLMRADRSLHFRRFSIPGLDLISDTVVARVVPPALSLGFRDYAVSPQGVRHLMYVINLPGANARLVYRFWREDLGTHERESQMSDFSISITPNPTTGPLFISGPLERVKEVAIFNILGQRVFLARPQPGVAPMVLPSLSSLPNGSYFLHVTTRASTHVYRVLVIH; translated from the coding sequence ATGACCTTGCGGCATAGGTGCGGCAAGGTCTTCTCGTTTGTGGGTAAGACGGTACGCTTTTGCTTGGCAGGAATGGCGCTCCTCCTTGCGGCGGAAGCCCGTGCCGACTGGAGCCCGGAGATCGTCGTTTGGGAGAATCCCCCCGAAGTGCTGAATGCGGGGCCTGTGAATGTCAGTATGGTTCCGGATAGCCAGGGTCGTCTTCATGTCGTGTATCAACATGCCTTTTATCTGCCGAGTGGTCCTCCTCCTCGACTCCGGAGCGGGCTGAACTATGTGCAGTACGACGATTGGGGAAATCGAGTCGTCGGTCCGGTTTTTCTGACGGATAGCCTTGACCTTGAGGCGTGGTTGCCGCGACTTTCTCTCTTGGGTTCCGATAGCGTGTTGGTTGCCTGGTGTTGGCAAGGCAATGATCCTGGGGAATACCCCGGATACAAGACCAGAACGTTAGACGTCTTCTCGGGATCCATGGGATCGCCTCGATATTGGACAAGGGCTTGGCCCGGATATATCGACGGTTTCGCCTCCGCTGTTCGAGGTGACGGGACTTTCGTTCTTGCGTATCCCGCGCACTGGAGCGAGATATGTGCCATCGTAGAAATCCCTGACGGTGAACGGATCATGGACGAAACGGTGATTTGGGCTCGGGAAGGCAACTCATGTGACTATGTGGGGGGATTCGTAGATCAGCACGATTCGCTTCAGTTGGTGTGGCGGCAAAGGAATAGCGGGGATCCAGTCTTCACCAAACGCGTTGATATAAGCTCTCCTTTCGATACCCTCCAGCGGACAACGTTTTTCGCGCTTACACCTGACGCGCCCGGAGACTACTATGCCTTTCCCCGCATCAGCCCCATTGGTGATTCCCTGCTCGCGTTTATCGCCGCCTACCCGGAAGACATGTGCACGGATTACCTTCATATTCTTGAGCGGCAGGACTACGAGGAAAGGGCTCGATACAATCTTGGGGGCTGCAGTGACGTGGCCGCAGCGGTTGAACCGGATTCAACACTGAGTATTGTGAACCTGATGAGGGCCGATCGGTCACTACATTTTCGGCGCTTCTCGATCCCTGGGCTGGATCTCATATCGGACACGGTCGTGGCGCGTGTGGTGCCTCCCGCGTTGAGTCTCGGCTTCCGCGACTATGCGGTGTCACCCCAAGGAGTGAGACACTTGATGTATGTCATTAATCTTCCAGGGGCTAATGCCCGTCTCGTATACCGCTTCTGGCGGGAAGATCTCGGGACTCACGAACGCGAAAGCCAAATGTCCGACTTCTCCATCTCGATAACACCCAATCCCACTACCGGCCCGCTGTTCATTTCCGGGCCGCTCGAACGCGTGAAGGAAGTAGCCATATTTAACATCCTCGGTCAGCGCGTGTTTCTCGCCCGACCTCAGCCGGGAGTGGCACCAATGGTCTTGCCGAGCCTGTCCTCTCTTCCGAATGGCTCGTATTTTCTTCATGTGACTACTCGGGCATCAACGCACGTATATAGGGTACTTGTCATCCATTAG